GTCGATGTCCGCGTCGGTGGGGGAGGGCTTCGAGGCCAACAGCGCCGCTGCCGACATGATCTGGCCTGGCTGGCAGAAGCCGCACTGGGGGACGTCCACCTCGACCCAGGCCCGCTGCACGGGATGGTCGCCCGTGGCCGAGAGGCCCTCGATCGTGGTCACTTTTCGGCCGGCGGCAGCCGAGGCCGGCGTGACGCACGCGCGCATGGGCGCCCCGTCCACATGGATCGTGCAGGCGCCGCAGAGCGCCATGCCGCATCCATATTTAGTACCGGTGAGGCCGAGCGTCTCGCGGATCACCCAGAGCAGCGGTGTGTCGGGTGGGACGTCGACCTGCTGCCTTCGACCGTTGACCGTGAATGCGAGCATGGAGACCTCCTGGACCCTGTCCGGGCGTGCCTCAGATGACACCAGCAGCGCCCCGCTGTCAACAGCCCCGTGCGTTGTGGTATAGGGAGTCACCGATGGACGTGGTCGAGAGCCTCGAAGCCCTCCGGGCCTGGCGTGCGGCCGTCCCGGGCCCGCTCGGCTTCGTGCCCACCATGGGGGCGCTACACGACGGTCATCTCTCGCTCGTCCGTCGGGCCCGTCGCGAGTGCGAGCGAGTGGTGGTCAGCATCTTCGTCAATCCGGCGCAGTTTGGCCCTCACGAGGACTTCGAGCGCTACCCGCGGGACCTTGCGCGCGACCTCGTGCTGCTCGATGGCGAGGGCGTCCACCTCGTCTTCGCGCCGACGCCGGCGATCGTGTACCCGGCCGGGTTCTCGACATGGGTGACCGTCGAGACGCTGACCGAACGCTGGGAGGGCGCCGCCCGGCCGGGGCACTTCCGGGGCGTGGCCACCGTTGTCCTGAAGCTCCTGAACCTCGTGCAGCCCGACCGTGCCTACTTCGGCGAGAAGGACTACCAGCAGCTCCGGGTCATCGAGCGGATGGCCCGCGACCTGAACGTGTCGACCACCATCGTGCCGTGCCCGACCGTGCGCGAGCCGGACGGGCTCGCGATGAGCTCCCGCAACGCGTACCTCGCCGCCGCGCAGCGGCAAGCCGCCACCGTGATCTTCCGGGCGCTTGTAGCCGCCCGGCAGGCCTGCGAGCGGGGCGAGCGCGACCCGAAGACCCTCGCCGCGGTCGTCGAGGGCATGCTGGCCGCCGAGCCGCTCGTCCGGATCGACTACGTGGCCGTGGTGGACCCGGGCTCGCTCGAGCCCCTCACCGCGATCGCTCAAGGCGGCGCCGTGTGCTGCGTGGCCGCGTGGGTCGGAGCGATACGGCTGATCGACAACCTCGTGCTGGCGCCGCCGGCCGACGCCCAGGGCCGCCGATGACCGGCCGACCGAACGGGGACGCGCTGGCCGGGGAGCGGGGGCTCGGCCTGATCGAGATCGTCCTCGTGCTCGTGGTTCTGGCGGTGGCCGGCGCTCTGCTCTACCGCTACGTCGGCTCCACCGCCCGCACGGTCGAGAAGCTCCAGGAGGAGCGCACGCTCGCGCACGCCCGGCTCGCCGCCGACCAGGCCACGCTGGGGTCGATGCGGAGCATGCTGCAGACGTACCATGCGCAGCATGGCCAGTGGCCCGCCGACAAGCCCGCGGTCCTCGGGCTCCTCCACTCCCCGCCGAGCTTCCAGTGTTCCGGGAACGACGTCGAGTACGACCCGGCCGGCGGGACGCTTCGGCTCCTGATCGACGACGCCACGCGCTGCTGACCGCTGCCCGGCTCCGACCGTTTCCCGCTTGACGCCCCCGCC
This genomic interval from Candidatus Methylomirabilota bacterium contains the following:
- the panC gene encoding pantoate--beta-alanine ligase, which codes for MDVVESLEALRAWRAAVPGPLGFVPTMGALHDGHLSLVRRARRECERVVVSIFVNPAQFGPHEDFERYPRDLARDLVLLDGEGVHLVFAPTPAIVYPAGFSTWVTVETLTERWEGAARPGHFRGVATVVLKLLNLVQPDRAYFGEKDYQQLRVIERMARDLNVSTTIVPCPTVREPDGLAMSSRNAYLAAAQRQAATVIFRALVAARQACERGERDPKTLAAVVEGMLAAEPLVRIDYVAVVDPGSLEPLTAIAQGGAVCCVAAWVGAIRLIDNLVLAPPADAQGRR
- a CDS encoding (2Fe-2S)-binding protein, encoding MLAFTVNGRRQQVDVPPDTPLLWVIRETLGLTGTKYGCGMALCGACTIHVDGAPMRACVTPASAAAGRKVTTIEGLSATGDHPVQRAWVEVDVPQCGFCQPGQIMSAAALLASKPSPTDADID